A stretch of Eleutherodactylus coqui strain aEleCoq1 chromosome 2, aEleCoq1.hap1, whole genome shotgun sequence DNA encodes these proteins:
- the LOC136610047 gene encoding uncharacterized protein, whose translation MQCGFTQKVSHLRGHHTLVSAILGRFSQLIVTLVYYGKLVNERLVNECLLNKRLVNKQLVNERLLNDWLLNERLMNEWLLNERLVNKRRLLNERLVNEQLVNEWLVNVWFVIERLVNERLLNELLVNEQLVNKRLANKQLVNVQLVNEPFVNEPLVNERLLNERLVNVRLLNKRLVNKRLVNERLLNERLVNERLVNEWLLNKRLVNEWLLNERLVNERLLNERLLNEWLVNKRPLVNERLVNVRLLDEWLLIERLVNEPFVNERLVKERLENVNEPLVNEWLVNEWLVNKRLLNEQLLNMQLVN comes from the exons ATGCAATGCGGTTTTACACAAAAAGTCTCACATCTGCGAGGACATCACAcattggtgagcgcgatattgggtcgATTTTCACAGCTTATTGTCACCCTTGTTTATTATGGGAAG TTGGTGAACGAGCGGTTGGTGAATGAGTGCTTACTGAACAAACGGTTGGTGAATAAGCAGTTGGTGAACGAGCGGTTACTGAATGACTGGTTACTGAATGAGCGGTTGATGAACGAGTGGTTACTGAACGAACGGCTGGTGAATAAGCGG CGGTTACTGAACGAACGGTTAGTGAACGAGCAGTTGGTAAACGAATGGTTGGTGAACGTGTGGTTTGTGATTGAACGGTTGGTGAACGAGCGGTTACTGAATGAACTGTTGGTGAACGAACAGTTAGTGAACAAGAGGTTGGCGAACAAGCAGTTGGTGAATGTACAGTTAGTGAATGAGCCGTTTGTGAACGAGCCGTTGGTGAATGAGCGGTTGCTGAACGAGCGGCTGGTGAATGTGCGGTTACTGAATAAACGGTTGGTAAATAAGCGGTTGGTGAATGAGCGGTTACTGAACGAGCGGTTGGTGAATGAGCGGTTGGTGAATGAGTGGTTACTGAACAAGCGGTTGGTGAATGAGTGGTTACTGAACGAGCGGTTGGTGAATGAGCGGTTACTGAACGAGCGGTTACTGAATGAATGGTTGGTGAATAAGAGG CCGTTAGTGAATGAGCGGTTGGTGAACGTGCGGTTGCTGGACGAGTGGTTACTAATTGAACGGTTGGTGAACGAGCCGTTTGTGAATGAACGGTTGGTTAAAGAGCGGTTAGAGAATGTGAACGAGCCGTTAGTGAACGAATGGTTGGTAAACGAGTGGTTGGTGAACAAACGGTTACTGAATGAACAGTTGCTAAACATGCAGTTGGTGAACTAG